Part of the Hevea brasiliensis isolate MT/VB/25A 57/8 chromosome 16, ASM3005281v1, whole genome shotgun sequence genome is shown below.
GATTATCTAACTCATTAGCCTCAAAGCAATCATAGACCCAGCTTGCAAGAACAACTTGGTCGTCAGGAACATTCAAATCCACATTCCTACGACAGCATATGATCTCCAGTAACATTTTTCCATAGCTGTACACATCTACCTTGACGGTAATTGGCAAGTTAGTGTGCCACTCAGGCGCAACATATCCTCTTGTTCCTCTGATTACAGTATACGTCCTGGACTGGTTGGGCATCAGCAGCTTGGACAAACCAAAATCTGCAATTTTTGCTGATCCTTTCTCATCCATCAGAATGTTTTCAGGTTTGATGTCGCAATGGATGATCTGGGTCTCACATTCTTCGTGCAAATAGACAATTCCTCGGGCTATGTTTAGTGCAATTTCAATTCTTTCCTCCCAGGCTGGCTTTTGCTCAGACCTGAAAAGAAAATCTGCAAGTGAGCCATTGCACATGTACTCGTATACCAGAAGCCTGTTAGATCCATCATGGCAGTAACCAAACAATCGAACTAAGTTTTTGTGATGGGTTCTCCCTATTACTTTCATCTCATTCCGAAATTCTCTCTCACCTTCCGCCACCACTTCCCCTAGCCTCTTGATTGCCACAGCTCTATTGCCATTTGATATGACACCTCTATACACTGTCCCAAAAGCTCCTCTgccaatttcatcctcgaaattgttAGTTGCTTTTTTTAGCTCGTCATACGCAAATGATCTCAAAATGGCATCTTCGAACAGTTCATCATTGCCTTGACTTGTAATTTTTTTGTAGTTCCAAACACGGTATCTGTAGAAAAGAATACCAAAAATCACCAGAGCTAGTGATACGAGTGTTGAGATTGCAGTGCAAGCTATCAGGATGCCTCTTGTTCGTAACTCTTTCTTTCTATTACTGGCCCCAGTTTTCATTCCCAAATCTACAACTCTTGCTTTGATAAAAGTTGTCATTGATGGTTTTTCCTGGGCTTTCCCAAATCTCAGAGGAAGCCTGTGTTTTCCGCACTGTTGATTCCTATATACTGCAGCTTCACAATAACAGTCTTTTAGGCACTCCTGTCTGCAAGCTTCTTTTGTACTAGACGGAAGAGTAGAATATGGTTCAGCTTTCCATGATATGCCTTCCAATTCATTAAAAGCCTGACTACTCTCTTTAATATGCAAGCAATCATCTGCGCTTGAATTCGGCAGGCACCCCAAATTCTTCTGGCTTTGATCAATAAAATCAAAACCAGAAGGACAAGCGCATGCAACTACCTGATCCACCACAGTACAATATGCATTTGAGCCACACAAGCCAGTGGGATCGCACTTGTTATCAGATGACTGCCATTCCATTGACCAATTGCTGTATCGATCCAAATTATGCGAATACAATCGGAATATTCCATCTGCATCAATTGTTGCCCGATACATAGCTTGATCAAACATGGTTCTGCCATCACTTAGTGTCCTTATATTTTTGCCATTAGTATCCAGCAGGTACAGCAGACCATTGGTATCAAGATTCAGCGTAACATTATCTCCAGCATTTGCTGTCTGGGATATCCAGTAAAAGTAATCCCTTTGAAGTGGATATTCCAGTGCCAACATTACCAGATTTCCATTCCTTCGCATCCTGAGTGCAAATCTTCCACTCTTATGAATTTTGTTGGAGATGCTACTCACCAGCTGTTCCTCAGCCGCTAGATGCTGTCCTGGTAAAATGGTGTCTGTGGGGGCATCAAAAGTCTGCCATATGATCTTAGACTCCGAATCATAGAGTACAAAATTACCAGAATTGAGCATGGAGGCTGAGGAAGCAGGCTTCGGAATATTTGCAATGAATTTCGGTTCACTTCCTCGTTGCTGCAGGACGAGCTTACCTTCGGTATTTAAGATCAAAGTAGCATTCCTGGACAGAGGAGGGTCATCACGGTTAGCTGTCCATATGACAGTTGCCTGCTGGATTCTTGGCAACCATATGCCTATAGCAAAGCCATCCCCTTGTGGATAAAAACCAAAGGCGAAATGGCCAGACTCTGAGGACCAATAAGAGATATTAGTGGGAGTAAGAGAAGAGCCTGGGCTGATGATACTGTGTTGAGCTATTGCTTTACAAAATATTGAACTCAGTAGAAGAAAAATTAGCAACATTGCTGCAATTTTCGTGACGCTGATAGCACTTTGTAAATTTTTAAATTCCTTGCTTTAATTTATCTAGATGCGTCGGCATTCAATTCCGCCGAGTTGAAAAAATCATCAACCCTCTCAAATTTGACTTCAAAACCTTTGAAAGGTGGCCACCGCGGTGTTGAAAATTGTTATTGGGACCACGATTTCCCCAATAGGACGGAATGCAAGTGTTTGATACCAAAAATTCGGGCATGGTTCTATCCATTGGACTTGATTAAAAATGTAATTTTAAAATGCGCAATTGGAAAAAAATGTAAAATGTTcacatcaaatcatgattaaaatttatcataattatatttaaatgtgtaaaattaaataaaaaaattaactgtaaattataatataatatattgttttatttaattaataaataaaagttttagatttaattataatttaatataagtttttattctattaattaaatttcatatttaaaaagaaaatatatgttatatttatttttaattaaaattttattctaaattttctaattaattagaactaatgtaattaccttttgaatcaagttaaataaatttatgtatttaaatataaaatataaaaataaattcatacatttttacaaaataattttgaaaagaatatataattaaaaagaatGTGTTTCATATGAATTGTAATATCCATTAAATAAaatgtatattttatatatttttatttaatatatgctACAATTCATGTgggtttaaataaaatttttttcactatttttttttccttttctttctttttttcttgtgAATAGAAGATTAGAATTGTATAACTATACATATTATTGCATTGAGTCCTTTTTTACTCttgaattagaattaaaaaaaaagacaTGTAAACCCGATTTATCTTTTAGATCaaaatatatgatatataatattaagacgtataaatttcatataatttacATAAATTCTTTACAATGCAAATTtcgtgaaaattaaaaaaaaaaaagatatataaGTTCTTcacaaattttcataaaattgttttttcattttttcttcttttctttgtgAGAGAAGAATAAAATTATAGAGCCTTGCATATTAttatgttgaatttttttttccatttctcttcaattaaaattaaaactccttaatgaatttttcaaaaatataataaaaaataagtgaaaatttttatatttaaattgcttGTAAAAAGGTATAAATTTATATAGATTTATTTATCTTGattcaaaatataattacattaattttaattaataaaaatattttttagtatgaaattttatatatattaagtttaatcaaatggactaaaaatgtcaaaatatttacttaaaattacaattttatctaaaacttttatttgttaattaaataaaatttcagatattatattgtaattaactttttaaatttaatttcacttcatTGGATACAATTGCAATAAATCTTTAAAGTTTGACTATtttacataaaattaaaatttttaaatacaattataatttacataaataTTTGACATGTTTAATCTAATTGATAGCATTCCAGAGTCAAAGTGCTTTAAGTTGAGTAGAACGAAGATATAATACatgtattgcaagttcagtgaatgccgaactggtgataggaaagGAGTTATTTTGGATGGAGTAGTATTGCCTcaaagtaattactttaaatatctcggctcaatccatcaagtagatggggaatgtgagaagaatgttagtcataggattaaagccggatggttgaagtggagaagtgccatgagagttttatgtgatcgcaagatttccaataagttgataggaaaattttactgttatatggtagtgagtattgggcaATGAAGGAGCCATATGTGTCGAAGATGAGAATTACGGAGATAAGAATAttaaggtgaatgagtggccatactagactagataaagttcgtaatgaaAGTATTGGAAAAAAGGTAGgattggtgccaattgaggataagttgagagaagggagattgaggtgatttggtcatgtgaagcatagacatacggaaGCTCCAGTTAAACAAGTAAAGCacgttaggttagaggatagaaagaaaagaaagggtaGACCTAAAATGATTTGGAGGAGAGTTGTGCAACATGATctagaagcattacaaatttcagaggatttaacctaaaatcgttagagtggagaaaaagaatccatatagtttaccccaataaatttttgggataaaagtttagttgagttgagttgagtttaattCAATTgatcttttaaaattaaaaaataataaggtAAATTTCACTTAAAGaagcatttaatttaatataatattaaaaattaataattaagtgTTATTCTTATAAATTTAAAAGGAATGATTATTAAAGAGTACAAAATAATCAAGGGTCCGATTAAGCGCGATCATATATGAGAATGCGCTACTTGGCCCTTAGATTAAATTCTACATAGGAATTTGTGCATTTCTGAGATAAGTAtcaaaaaatgatttaattttctcttttattaagaaaatattttttattgatatttttttaataataaaaaatataaaaaatatttctgTAAATAAATGAAgcttaaataaattttctttccgATTTGTGGTAGCTCTTATGCTTTTCTGATTCAACCAGATAACTTAAAAGCAATTTATAAAcggaaaacaaataaataaataaatattagtaatgatgaaaagaaaaaaaaataaacaataacAAAACTTGACAATAATATTTAAAcggatataatattattataaaatagttTATTAATTATGTAGATTTACtcataattaaaaatattctacATTCACACACAATCAAAGTAtattgtaaaaaatatttttattttaatttattgcacataaaaaataataatgaaatcactgtcttatttaatttatttattcattaatttgatcacattaataaaatatattttaaaatgaaatatatttaaaaaattttaattattttcatttattaagcCTTATTAACTTGACCCTTATGTTAATATTTAATCTCTAAAgaggaaataaatattaattaaatatattaaaaattaatttaatctctTATTAACATTCAAATAAGAGTTCTAAAaggttaaaaattataaaaataataattatttcttaTTACTCTTGTaccaaacacataattaaatataACTCACAATAATTcagtaaattttacttaattcACCCGGTGTATCCCATGAGTCGTGATTATGTGAAACCCTATTTCTCACGTAATTTGTGGACTTCAGTGGTCATTGCATACAAGTCATGATTATGTTGAGTTCTATCTCTCGACGTATTTTTTGACTTTAAAATGCTCGTGGCGTATGAGTCATGATTCCGCCTAACTCTAAGCTCAACGTATGTTTCGACTTCATTGCCCGGTTAAGATTTGGTATATCATGAATTTAAGTAAGATCCAAGAGATTTTTCTTATCTATATCGAATTTACTATAGACTCAAGTAAGACtcacatattaaaatataaatcccACGTATTTATATTTTCGATTCATAATTAACtcgatttaaataaaaattttcatttaataaataagtttcattatattttttttttttattgtgtttTGCATTTCAAGGCCTTAAACTGGTATTTTGTTGGGGGGCTCGAATCCGGAGCATTGTCCAGGGTGAGCGATGTCTTGGCCACTAGGCTAAGCCAGGGCCGAAGAATTTCactgtatattttatgttttatatTCATTGACATATGAACCATGATTATGCTAAAATCTATCGCTTGACGTATTTTTTTGGTCTTCGCTTGGCCTTGGTATGATTCATGCCTTCATTTATTAAGCTTATTTATTAAACATAATTTAAACTTAAATCTAATCATTTATGAAGTAACTGaggttataaattaatttaacttcaattatttattaaatttaagttATAACTAAGTTTAACTATAAATAGGTGAGAGAAGAACCTAGGCTAATGTTGGAAGTTCTTTGTTGAGCTGTTGCTCCAGAAAATATGGAACTTAGAATGAGAAGAAACAGGACCATTGCTACAATTTTTGGATTGTGGAACATGTTATTCTTGTCCCTTAATTCCCGAGTTCTCCCCAATATTTCAATTCCTCAATATAGGGAATAGAAAATTTGGTCAATCTCTCTTGTTCAATTTTCCAAACTATTGAGAATACTCGACTTGAAGTTATTAAGAAGTCAATAAAAGTAGGCTTACCGTATAAAGTTTTCTGAAGGGTATGAATCATGCGCCCATAATTGAACGGCATGGGTTGTTAAAATGAGAACTAAGCTCTGTTCAGTTGGAAACGAGCATGCCCAGCTGGAAAcgtttgttattttcttttcgtCATTTTCGGGGCAGACCTACATATCCCTGCAAATGGCACAATGGAAAAATCTTGGTCTTGTTTGTAAGTGGCTGTTACGTTCTTGACCTTTTTTTTCCGTTGGTTACCTCTTGTTTTGTGGTTTTGTTTCTTGCATAACAGCATTCATTGGTCATCCAGTACAAGCTGAAGCATTTATGATGGTCTTTGGTCATTTATTGTTGTTATTATCACATAAAATTTCTTGGTAATTTcgatttattatataaaaaatgttATTAAGTATgttatttttttttgtcaattaaaTAAATACATTGTTACATTATATAACATGAAAGATTTTCAATGTTCATAGCACagtggcaatttttggtgcttttGCAAATACTCACACATTTAAGGGTTGTGTTGCTCCTCCTTCCTTTCTTCGTTATCGCTAATGTGTtccatggaaaaaaaaaattaatttccttCCTGTGCTGTCAGCGTGCAGCCACACTATGTTCCACTCTCATCATTCACGCCATTAATTTGAAACGACATCGTCCAGCCCCTAAACCTACCGTTTCCGGCCTTCTTTCCCTTTCCACTTTTCCCCTTTGCTTGTGCTTTTCAATATTTGAAATGCTTTTCCTTTCCATGTTAGCTAGCAGTCCGCTGAATTCTTTCACTATGCATGCATTTGAATGGCTCATGTTGACTTGCTAGCACCCTCTTTTATCTCCAAGTTAACAGATTATTTTTCCTTGCACTGTGTTCTTCTATCTAACTGCGCAAATATCATGCCAAGCGTGCATTGGGTTAATTGCACCGCTTATCCCTGAACTTTAGGGGTATTTTCAATTTCATCCATAAActtcaatttattaaaataaaattatttaacttCGTTTTAATTGCAATAACAGTCCTTTAAAATAGAATCCGGTATGAGTTCTGATGACTTGCTTACGTGTCAATCCAAGGTGTcatttttaaatgaaaataaattcaCGTCACCAAATCCTCTCTCATCTTTCACTCTAACAGTAAAAAGATATGGAAAATCTTTTGTACATTGAAACATGCAATCCACTTACACCTTTCTTCTGATTTCTGCTCTAGCTAATAAAtttctttcttt
Proteins encoded:
- the LOC131174761 gene encoding G-type lectin S-receptor-like serine/threonine-protein kinase LECRK3, with the translated sequence MLLIFLLLSSIFCKAIAQHSIISPGSSLTPTNISYWSSESGHFAFGFYPQGDGFAIGIWLPRIQQATVIWTANRDDPPLSRNATLILNTEGKLVLQQRGSEPKFIANIPKPASSASMLNSGNFVLYDSESKIIWQTFDAPTDTILPGQHLAAEEQLVSSISNKIHKSGRFALRMRRNGNLVMLALEYPLQRDYFYWISQTANAGDNVTLNLDTNGLLYLLDTNGKNIRTLSDGRTMFDQAMYRATIDADGIFRLYSHNLDRYSNWSMEWQSSDNKCDPTGLCGSNAYCTVVDQVVACACPSGFDFIDQSQKNLGCLPNSSADDCLHIKESSQAFNELEGISWKAEPYSTLPSSTKEACRQECLKDCYCEAAVYRNQQCGKHRLPLRFGKAQEKPSMTTFIKARVVDLGMKTGASNRKKELRTRGILIACTAISTLVSLALVIFGILFYRYRVWNYKKITSQGNDELFEDAILRSFAYDELKKATNNFEDEIGRGAFGTVYRGVISNGNRAVAIKRLGEVVAEGEREFRNEMKVIGRTHHKNLVRLFGYCHDGSNRLLVYEYMCNGSLADFLFRSEQKPAWEERIEIALNIARGIVYLHEECETQIIHCDIKPENILMDEKGSAKIADFGLSKLLMPNQSRTYTVIRGTRGYVAPEWHTNLPITVKVDVYSYGKMLLEIICCRRNVDLNVPDDQVVLASWVYDCFEANELDNLIQDEEVQEGKLERLVKVGLWCIQDEPSSRPSMKNVVLMLEGTIDIPDPPAPPSFSSSNNDTTGT